One segment of Primulina tabacum isolate GXHZ01 chromosome 6, ASM2559414v2, whole genome shotgun sequence DNA contains the following:
- the LOC142548804 gene encoding uncharacterized protein LOC142548804 isoform X2: protein MEPFNLNHKSLERVVSQRAIQMSSSFSCRICAIGFLCGICLTSLFMAALTSFGAFALWGNSFSNGIPSLNSSSISFNGNCDGLPKEREKIMYPNESIKLETDDERVSMLYSAWSEVFNISDESVDNEAKFSSKVRISEVLPDAPHLENCKLKVQANDHLDRRLENMNLPPWTIWKGRLDDLSLLSNDEQLMYNRDQTIFQGAYPPWIEGSDEENYPLTRKVQRDIWLHQHPVNCSDPNIKFLVADWERLPGFGMGAQIAGMCGLLAIAINEKRVLVTDYYNRADHDGCKGSSRSSWSCYFFPETSLECKRRAFELKQDKEAWEKMVITGKDNYSSRDIWSGRIPRVWGNPWSMIQPTTEINGSLITHHRKMDRRWWRAQAVRYLMRFQSEYMCNLMNVARHQAFGWEAAKMVLASHVQNTEDKNSHDIDKYVWSNHELWIPRPLLSIHVRMGDKACEMKVLGLEEYMHLAQRVRKRFPHLNNIWLSTEMQKFGSILRKSADNSKCSSLSIRMSSMDQNPTGIGSSTTRM, encoded by the exons ATGGAGCCATTCAATTTGAATCACAAGTCTCTGGAGAGAGTTGTTTCACAGAGAGCAATTCAAATGAGCAGTTCATTTTCTTGCCGAATTTGTGCGATTGGTTTTCTTTGTGGGATTTGTTTAACCTCGTTGTTTATGGCTGCTCTAACTTCATTTGGTGCTTTTGCATTGTGGGGCAATTCGTTTTCGAATGGAATTCCGAGTTTGAATTCGAGCTCCATCAGTTTCA ATGGAAATTGCGATGGATTACCAAAAGAAAGGGAAAAAATTATGTATCCAAATGAAAGTATTAAGCTCGAAACAGATGACGAAAGAGTTTCCATGCTATACTCAGCATGGAGTGAAGTTTTTAACATAAGCGACGAATCAGTAGACAATGAAGCTAAGTTCTCTAGTAAAGTTCGAATATCCGAAGTTCTGCCAGACGCTCCTCACCTGGAGAATTGCAAGTTAAAAGTTCAAGCGAATGATCATCTTGATCGGAGACTTGAGAACATGAACCTCCCACCGTGGACCATCTGGAAAGGTCGATTAGACGACCTTTCACTATTGTCGAATGATGAGCAACTCATGTACAACCGGGATCAAACAATATTTCAAGGAGCTTATCCTCCTTGG ATTGAGGGATCGGATGAAGAAAACTATCCTCTAACTAGAAAAGTGCAACGAGACATATGGCTTCATCAGCATCCAGTCAACTGCAGTGATCCTAATATAAAGTTTTTAGTAGCTGATTGGGAGAGATTGCCTGGATTTGGTATGGGTGCACAGATCGCGGGTATGTGTGGTCTTCTTGCGATTGCCATCAATGAAAAGAGGGTTCTCGTTACCGATTATTATAATCGAGCCGATCATGATGGCTGTAAAG GTTCGTCTCGCTCTAGTTGGTCTTGTTATTTCTTCCCAGAAACTTCTCTAGAATGCAAGAGACGTGCATTTGAACTAAAGCAAGATAAAGAAGCATGGGAAAAGATGGTTATAACAGGGAAAGACAACTATTCTTCGAGAGACATATGGTCCGGAAGGATTCCAAG GGTGTGGGGCAATCCCTGGAGTATGATTCAGCCAACAACGGAGATAAACGGGAGCTTAATTACACACCATCGTAAAATGGATCGGAGATGGTGGAGAGCACAG GCAGTTCGCTACCTGATGAGGTTTCAGTCTGAGTACATGTGCAACTTAATGAATGTTGCACGGCATCAGGCCTTTGGATGGGAAGCAGCTAAAATGGTTCTTGCATCTCATGTACAG AATACAGAAGATAAGAACTCGCATGACATAGATAAATATGTATGGTCGAATCATGAACTATGGATTCCTCGTCCATTATTGAGCATTCACGTTAGAATGGGAGATAAggcatgtgaaatgaaagtgcTTGGACTTGAAGAATACATGCACCTCGCCCAACGAGTCCGAAAACGCTTCCCACATCTCAACAACATCTGGCTATCTACTGAAATGCAG AAATTTGGTAGCATACTGAGAAAGTCAGCTGACAATAGTAAATGCTCATCACTTTCGATTAGGATGTCATCGATGGATCAAAATCCTACCGGCATTGGAAGTTCTACTACACGAATGTGA
- the LOC142548804 gene encoding uncharacterized protein LOC142548804 isoform X1, with translation MEPFNLNHKSLERVVSQRAIQMSSSFSCRICAIGFLCGICLTSLFMAALTSFGAFALWGNSFSNGIPSLNSSSISFNGNCDGLPKEREKIMYPNESIKLETDDERVSMLYSAWSEVFNISDESVDNEAKFSSKVRISEVLPDAPHLENCKLKVQANDHLDRRLENMNLPPWTIWKGRLDDLSLLSNDEQLMYNRDQTIFQGAYPPWIEGSDEENYPLTRKVQRDIWLHQHPVNCSDPNIKFLVADWERLPGFGMGAQIAGMCGLLAIAINEKRVLVTDYYNRADHDGCKGSSRSSWSCYFFPETSLECKRRAFELKQDKEAWEKMVITGKDNYSSRDIWSGRIPRVWGNPWSMIQPTTEINGSLITHHRKMDRRWWRAQAVRYLMRFQSEYMCNLMNVARHQAFGWEAAKMVLASHVQNTEDKNSHDIDKYVWSNHELWIPRPLLSIHVRMGDKACEMKVLGLEEYMHLAQRVRKRFPHLNNIWLSTEMQDVIDGSKSYRHWKFYYTNVTRQTGNILMATYEASLGRETGTNYPLVNFLMATEADFFVGALGSTWCFLIDGMRNTGGKVMYGYLSVNKDRFW, from the exons ATGGAGCCATTCAATTTGAATCACAAGTCTCTGGAGAGAGTTGTTTCACAGAGAGCAATTCAAATGAGCAGTTCATTTTCTTGCCGAATTTGTGCGATTGGTTTTCTTTGTGGGATTTGTTTAACCTCGTTGTTTATGGCTGCTCTAACTTCATTTGGTGCTTTTGCATTGTGGGGCAATTCGTTTTCGAATGGAATTCCGAGTTTGAATTCGAGCTCCATCAGTTTCA ATGGAAATTGCGATGGATTACCAAAAGAAAGGGAAAAAATTATGTATCCAAATGAAAGTATTAAGCTCGAAACAGATGACGAAAGAGTTTCCATGCTATACTCAGCATGGAGTGAAGTTTTTAACATAAGCGACGAATCAGTAGACAATGAAGCTAAGTTCTCTAGTAAAGTTCGAATATCCGAAGTTCTGCCAGACGCTCCTCACCTGGAGAATTGCAAGTTAAAAGTTCAAGCGAATGATCATCTTGATCGGAGACTTGAGAACATGAACCTCCCACCGTGGACCATCTGGAAAGGTCGATTAGACGACCTTTCACTATTGTCGAATGATGAGCAACTCATGTACAACCGGGATCAAACAATATTTCAAGGAGCTTATCCTCCTTGG ATTGAGGGATCGGATGAAGAAAACTATCCTCTAACTAGAAAAGTGCAACGAGACATATGGCTTCATCAGCATCCAGTCAACTGCAGTGATCCTAATATAAAGTTTTTAGTAGCTGATTGGGAGAGATTGCCTGGATTTGGTATGGGTGCACAGATCGCGGGTATGTGTGGTCTTCTTGCGATTGCCATCAATGAAAAGAGGGTTCTCGTTACCGATTATTATAATCGAGCCGATCATGATGGCTGTAAAG GTTCGTCTCGCTCTAGTTGGTCTTGTTATTTCTTCCCAGAAACTTCTCTAGAATGCAAGAGACGTGCATTTGAACTAAAGCAAGATAAAGAAGCATGGGAAAAGATGGTTATAACAGGGAAAGACAACTATTCTTCGAGAGACATATGGTCCGGAAGGATTCCAAG GGTGTGGGGCAATCCCTGGAGTATGATTCAGCCAACAACGGAGATAAACGGGAGCTTAATTACACACCATCGTAAAATGGATCGGAGATGGTGGAGAGCACAG GCAGTTCGCTACCTGATGAGGTTTCAGTCTGAGTACATGTGCAACTTAATGAATGTTGCACGGCATCAGGCCTTTGGATGGGAAGCAGCTAAAATGGTTCTTGCATCTCATGTACAG AATACAGAAGATAAGAACTCGCATGACATAGATAAATATGTATGGTCGAATCATGAACTATGGATTCCTCGTCCATTATTGAGCATTCACGTTAGAATGGGAGATAAggcatgtgaaatgaaagtgcTTGGACTTGAAGAATACATGCACCTCGCCCAACGAGTCCGAAAACGCTTCCCACATCTCAACAACATCTGGCTATCTACTGAAATGCAG GATGTCATCGATGGATCAAAATCCTACCGGCATTGGAAGTTCTACTACACGAATGTGACACGACAAACTGGCAACATTTTGATGGCGACATATGAGGCGAGTCTAGGGAGGGAAACGGGCACGAACTATCCACTTGTTAACTTTCTGATGGCCACGGAGGCTGATTTTTTC